In one window of Methanosarcina vacuolata Z-761 DNA:
- a CDS encoding TIGR04279 domain-containing protein, producing the protein MLPEKIKLIEPVFTFIKNPKNKESLRLLFLLPVFLFLILPHGAAASSNWELTPQNPVVGDTMEIKGTGFEGDTAKVLVSFEKDVEVQDGEYEYLLEDVVIPSGFDNSFTVQAVGADDLNVRAKLLLWLTKGAEAKDGIATVSHTNVPPGTYEIRIDGKANGSSVKLKITAMQEIEVDSDGNLSYEYNTKSIPAGNFEVNVEGITKQIELQPSESLPSETNSSEQNLSEEQNNESLPSEMNYSDQNSTEGNDDESPGDTSEVKAYNWTDSQGNESITPEIKTEKNSWNNMIFILSYPYSLRSFYTVNESIKLSYYGPEALGQQNVDIYLIKEHSPSSPENEISSLNESTIRLENVLNNDTEAYAKIPATLNKNGDLSPLTLGPLQAGSYWTLITLPGNETEKTGSEKEILLAKYFEVLKYQMEARVPYTIQEGENVEVNLDLQNAPDKDNYTYWTLLIKDGAYTASKGTKSIWMTTKIRPIVNGVDLIRSLETNLSGYESENEKDELKNEIQTLIGKDNGTISIGEKNQSNLSLKSLELPPGDYLLLSGAYENNEGLAGIAQKKLRISPENSYGLDLKSISGKYLRKYILDEIKNLSAYGN; encoded by the coding sequence TTGCTTCCTGAAAAAATTAAGTTAATAGAGCCCGTTTTTACATTCATTAAAAATCCAAAGAATAAGGAAAGTTTGAGACTCCTGTTTTTGCTTCCTGTTTTTCTGTTCCTGATTCTTCCTCACGGAGCAGCTGCCTCAAGCAACTGGGAACTTACTCCTCAAAATCCAGTTGTTGGGGATACAATGGAGATAAAAGGAACTGGTTTTGAGGGAGATACTGCGAAAGTACTGGTATCTTTCGAAAAAGATGTGGAAGTTCAGGATGGAGAATATGAGTATCTGCTTGAAGATGTAGTAATCCCCTCTGGTTTTGACAACAGTTTTACCGTGCAGGCTGTAGGAGCAGATGATTTGAATGTGAGAGCAAAGCTGCTCCTATGGTTAACTAAAGGTGCAGAAGCAAAAGATGGCATTGCTACCGTTTCCCATACAAATGTCCCTCCAGGAACATATGAAATAAGGATTGACGGAAAGGCAAATGGTTCCAGTGTCAAACTCAAGATAACAGCCATGCAAGAGATAGAGGTAGATTCTGATGGAAATCTCAGCTATGAATATAATACTAAGTCTATACCGGCAGGTAATTTTGAAGTAAATGTTGAGGGCATTACAAAGCAAATAGAATTACAGCCATCAGAAAGCCTTCCTTCAGAAACAAACTCCTCGGAACAGAACTTAAGTGAAGAACAAAATAACGAAAGTCTGCCTTCAGAAATGAACTACTCTGACCAGAATTCAACTGAAGGAAATGATGACGAAAGCCCTGGAGATACATCTGAAGTAAAAGCATATAACTGGACAGACAGCCAGGGAAACGAGTCGATAACACCTGAGATAAAAACAGAGAAAAATAGCTGGAACAATATGATATTCATATTGTCATATCCCTATTCCCTTCGTTCATTTTACACCGTAAATGAGAGCATAAAGTTAAGCTACTACGGACCTGAAGCTTTAGGACAACAGAATGTGGATATATACCTCATCAAGGAACACAGCCCGAGTTCTCCAGAAAATGAAATTTCAAGTCTGAATGAAAGCACAATTAGGCTTGAGAATGTCTTAAACAATGATACCGAAGCTTATGCCAAGATACCTGCAACCCTGAACAAGAACGGAGACCTTTCTCCTCTGACACTGGGCCCTCTTCAGGCCGGAAGTTACTGGACCCTTATAACCCTTCCCGGAAACGAAACGGAAAAAACAGGATCCGAAAAAGAGATCCTTTTAGCAAAATATTTTGAAGTTCTCAAATATCAAATGGAAGCTAGAGTCCCGTATACCATTCAAGAAGGCGAAAACGTAGAAGTCAACCTGGATCTGCAGAATGCACCTGATAAGGATAATTATACTTACTGGACTTTACTGATAAAGGATGGGGCCTATACAGCATCTAAAGGCACGAAATCAATCTGGATGACCACTAAAATAAGGCCTATTGTGAACGGAGTTGACCTTATCAGGAGTTTGGAAACAAATTTGAGTGGATATGAATCCGAAAATGAAAAAGATGAACTTAAGAACGAGATCCAGACCCTTATAGGAAAAGATAATGGTACAATAAGCATAGGTGAGAAAAACCAGAGTAACCTTTCCCTAAAAAGCCTGGAACTTCCCCCAGGAGACTATCTCCTCCTCTCAGGAGCCTATGAAAATAATGAAGGTCTGGCAGGTATAGCCCAGAAAAAGCTGAGAATATCCCCCGAAAATTCGTACGGATTGGACTTGAAATCCATATCCGGAAAATACCTTCGGAAGTATATCTTAGATGAAATTAAGAACCTCTCAGCTTACGGGAATTAA
- a CDS encoding DHHA1 domain-containing protein, protein MTDDKRMILIYHHDDNDGCCAAVIAGNSYDRNEFDIKFVAINYGKESWSEGEIKAAEEVWLVDFTSDKMDEFVKVCGPKLIWIDHHKTAVEKFPDLWNSSSIPGIRSLEKAACVLTWEFTHPELTSPPAAVAYIGDKDLWKFEYPETRAFNAGFNLMVKTPYDAVWDVLLGPEYEDTVNNMISIGKLLLEAQNYKLQKAFDRGVDCTFHNWKARLVNTTGNISELGEFIYKKPEYDIAVMWQAVEDMVVFSLRSDSGNPNSPDCAEIAQQYGGGGHRNAAGFQKKNMDFPGLLFT, encoded by the coding sequence ATGACAGATGACAAACGCATGATTTTAATTTATCACCATGATGATAATGACGGATGCTGTGCAGCCGTTATTGCTGGTAATTCCTATGACCGAAATGAATTTGACATAAAATTTGTTGCTATAAATTATGGAAAAGAGTCGTGGAGTGAGGGCGAAATAAAGGCAGCGGAAGAAGTATGGCTTGTTGACTTTACCAGCGATAAAATGGATGAATTTGTAAAGGTTTGCGGGCCTAAACTGATATGGATTGATCATCATAAGACCGCTGTAGAGAAATTTCCGGATCTTTGGAATTCAAGCAGTATTCCGGGTATTCGATCTCTTGAAAAGGCAGCCTGTGTACTTACATGGGAATTTACGCATCCTGAACTTACTTCCCCTCCGGCGGCTGTTGCCTATATTGGAGATAAAGACCTGTGGAAGTTTGAATACCCTGAAACCAGGGCTTTCAACGCAGGATTTAATCTGATGGTGAAAACCCCCTATGATGCCGTATGGGATGTGCTTCTTGGTCCGGAATATGAGGATACCGTAAACAATATGATATCTATAGGGAAATTGCTTCTCGAAGCTCAAAACTACAAGCTCCAAAAAGCCTTTGACCGTGGGGTGGATTGTACTTTCCATAACTGGAAAGCCAGGCTTGTAAACACTACCGGAAACATCTCCGAGCTTGGAGAGTTCATCTACAAGAAGCCTGAATATGATATTGCTGTCATGTGGCAGGCTGTAGAGGATATGGTGGTATTCAGCTTGAGATCCGATTCAGGAAATCCCAACTCGCCCGATTGTGCCGAAATCGCTCAACAATATGGCGGAGGAGGACACAGGAATGCTGCTGGATTCCAAAAAAAGAATATGGATTTTCCAGGCCTGCTTTTTACATGA
- the rpl3p gene encoding 50S ribosomal protein L3, with protein sequence MASIHRPKRGSLAYSPRKRAKSHIPRFRAWPEATGEPRLQGFAGYKVGMTHVIMVDDTKNSLTQGMEISVPVTVIETPAIRVAAIRAYAEDTTGEKAIAEVWATDLDPELKRRIPIPKGENMAETLGNIGKMIEEGKVSDIKAVTYTLPKSLTGVPKKTPDIMESGISARDLNTKFEYAKSILGTLVSITDVFKTGTLVDTAAITIGKGTQGPVKRWGIQLMKGKHSRQGSLRQIGTLGGFGLRRVSWRVPQMGQTGYHQRTEFNKRILKIGSDGEEVTPEGGFMNYGFVRGDYVLIKGSVPGPSKRLIRLRDPIRAKKADLGEPNILHISRESKQG encoded by the coding sequence ATGGCAAGCATACACCGACCAAAACGAGGTTCCCTCGCATATAGTCCACGCAAAAGGGCAAAGAGCCACATTCCACGGTTCAGAGCCTGGCCGGAGGCTACAGGTGAACCAAGGCTACAGGGTTTTGCAGGGTACAAGGTGGGCATGACCCACGTGATCATGGTTGATGACACAAAGAACAGCCTTACCCAGGGTATGGAAATCTCCGTACCTGTAACTGTCATCGAAACTCCCGCAATAAGGGTTGCAGCCATCCGGGCTTATGCAGAAGACACCACCGGAGAAAAGGCAATCGCTGAGGTATGGGCAACAGACCTTGATCCTGAACTCAAACGCAGGATCCCTATACCAAAAGGGGAGAACATGGCTGAAACCCTTGGGAATATCGGTAAAATGATAGAAGAAGGAAAGGTAAGCGATATTAAAGCAGTTACCTATACTCTGCCAAAGAGCCTTACCGGGGTCCCCAAAAAGACGCCCGATATCATGGAATCCGGAATTAGCGCCAGAGATCTCAACACCAAGTTCGAGTACGCAAAATCCATTCTCGGCACCCTTGTAAGCATAACCGATGTTTTCAAGACCGGAACACTTGTTGACACAGCTGCGATTACTATCGGAAAAGGTACTCAGGGCCCTGTCAAGCGCTGGGGCATCCAGCTTATGAAAGGCAAACACTCCAGGCAGGGCAGTCTCAGGCAGATTGGTACTCTTGGTGGCTTTGGCCTTCGCCGCGTCTCCTGGAGAGTCCCGCAGATGGGTCAAACAGGATATCACCAGAGAACCGAGTTCAACAAGCGCATCCTTAAGATTGGATCCGATGGAGAAGAAGTCACTCCAGAAGGCGGCTTTATGAATTATGGCTTTGTCCGTGGGGATTACGTGCTGATCAAAGGCAGCGTTCCCGGGCCTTCCAAGAGACTTATTAGACTCAGAGATCCGATCAGGGCAAAGAAAGCCGACCTTGGCGAACCGAATATCCTTCACATAAGCAGGGAATCCAAGCAGGGGTGA
- a CDS encoding TIGR04279 domain-containing protein, with translation MKKKTGIYNETSGRKWRLICITLVLIFSVISISATGAESKTNSQTGDKIVHESDTGVSNETEDNCLYCIVDENYAEVDCFDCTESGEDNNTGDKCSYCIESDEKNDTGSKCSSCTKSEEKDENEDECLYCIEDEENLEQKSGGNSTETPETVVYNKSKTGTGTSTKIPETVIDNKSKTGTGTSTETQKTVVYNKSKTGSGTSTETQKTVVDNKSKTGSWTSTETQKTVVYNKSKTGTGTSTETPETVIDNKSKTGTGTSTETPETVIDNKSKTGSGISTETPETVVDNKSKTGTGTSTETPETVIDNKSKTGTGTSTETPETVIDNKSKTGSGISTETPETVVDNKSKTGTGTSTETPETVIDNKSKTGSGISTETPETVIDNKSKTGSGTSTETQETVIDNKSKTGAEGSTETPETVVDNKSKAGSGTSTETQETVEDTEQGTELANSLLHYNVYKIGENKSTETQETVEDNKSKTEAGTSTETQENSEENDSKSSETNVSSGYKLITVNKTVAQENESDSEDTDSQEYSEENDSTSSKTNVSNGYKLITVNKTVAQENESDSEDTDSQEYSEENDSTSSKTNVSNGYKLITVNKTVAQENESDSEDTDSQEYSEKNDSTSSKSDGSNCKCKIITANKTVVNENKTTSSESNVSDLKYKIITANGTVVQNNTNAKNETKTETVTEPKSVKSSEVDTETKTSNETSKGTGTSNGTGTSNDTGTSNNTGTSSGTNSVESEVVKSEENWTNSLSQEVNEIKVYNWTDSQGNESETPKIKTEKNSWNNIKLILSYSYPLRSFYTTNDNVNISYNGPEALGHQNVDIYLIKKYSPSSPENGTSYNINESTISLEDVLNNDTEAYVKIPATLNKEGDLTPLRLDPLQAGHYWILITPAENEEENTGSENKVLLAKYFEVLQYQLEARAPYALQEGENLEVSLDLKNASNENNYTYWVVLIKDSAYTAFEGTNPTWRMTTGIRPIVNGVDLIKSLETNLSGHESENEKNELRHEIQTLIGKDNGTISIGEKNQNNLSLKSLDLPPGNYLLLTGAYENNEGLTGISQGNLRISAENLSGLGLKPGSENTFGDESSTKFKDSPLMGIKSILENPKSFILEDVKPYIQANSLAEVLRNPPKLPSFLLGFAVTLLIGFAVLRKKK, from the coding sequence TTGAAGAAAAAAACAGGAATTTACAATGAAACATCTGGTAGAAAATGGAGATTAATCTGTATTACTTTAGTTCTAATTTTTTCAGTAATTTCAATATCAGCTACAGGTGCGGAAAGCAAAACCAATAGTCAGACAGGGGACAAAATAGTACATGAGTCAGATACTGGAGTAAGTAATGAGACAGAGGATAACTGTTTGTACTGCATAGTAGACGAAAATTATGCCGAAGTTGACTGCTTTGACTGCACAGAAAGTGGCGAAGATAATAATACCGGAGATAAGTGCTCCTACTGCATAGAAAGTGATGAAAAAAACGATACCGGGAGCAAATGTTCATCCTGCACGAAAAGTGAAGAAAAAGATGAAAACGAGGATGAATGTCTGTACTGCATAGAAGATGAAGAAAATCTTGAACAAAAATCAGGAGGAAACAGTACAGAAACCCCGGAAACAGTAGTATATAATAAGTCAAAAACCGGAACTGGAACAAGTACCAAAATCCCGGAAACAGTAATAGATAATAAGTCAAAAACCGGAACTGGAACAAGTACAGAAACCCAGAAAACAGTAGTATACAATAAGTCAAAAACTGGAAGCGGGACAAGTACAGAAACCCAGAAAACAGTAGTAGATAATAAGTCAAAAACTGGAAGCTGGACAAGTACAGAAACCCAGAAAACAGTAGTATATAATAAGTCAAAAACCGGAACTGGAACAAGTACAGAAACCCCGGAAACAGTAATAGATAATAAGTCAAAAACCGGAACCGGAACAAGTACCGAAACCCCGGAAACAGTAATAGATAATAAGTCAAAAACCGGAAGCGGAATAAGTACCGAAACCCCGGAAACAGTAGTAGACAATAAGTCAAAGACTGGAACCGGAACAAGTACCGAAACCCCGGAAACAGTAATAGATAATAAGTCAAAGACTGGAACCGGAACAAGTACCGAAACCCCGGAAACAGTAATAGATAATAAGTCAAAAACCGGAAGCGGAATAAGTACCGAAACCCCGGAAACAGTAGTAGACAATAAGTCAAAGACTGGAACCGGAACAAGTACCGAAACCCCGGAAACAGTAATAGATAATAAGTCAAAAACCGGAAGCGGAATAAGTACCGAAACCCCGGAAACAGTAATAGATAATAAGTCAAAAACCGGAAGCGGAACAAGTACAGAAACTCAGGAAACAGTAATAGATAATAAGTCAAAAACAGGGGCAGAAGGAAGTACCGAAACCCCGGAAACAGTAGTAGACAATAAGTCAAAAGCCGGAAGTGGAACAAGTACAGAAACTCAGGAAACAGTAGAAGATACTGAGCAAGGGACTGAATTAGCTAACTCTCTTTTACATTACAATGTGTATAAAATAGGAGAAAACAAAAGTACAGAAACTCAGGAAACTGTAGAAGATAATAAGTCAAAAACAGAAGCAGGAACAAGTACAGAAACCCAGGAAAACAGCGAAGAAAATGACTCAAAAAGTTCAGAAACTAATGTATCTAGCGGGTATAAACTAATAACAGTAAATAAAACAGTCGCTCAAGAAAATGAATCCGACAGTGAAGATACGGATAGCCAGGAATACAGCGAAGAAAATGACTCAACGAGTTCAAAAACTAATGTATCTAACGGGTATAAACTAATAACAGTAAATAAAACAGTTGCTCAAGAAAATGAATCCGACAGTGAAGATACGGATAGCCAGGAATACAGCGAAGAAAATGACTCAACGAGTTCAAAAACTAATGTATCTAACGGGTATAAACTAATAACAGTAAATAAAACAGTCGCTCAAGAAAATGAATCCGACAGTGAAGATACGGATAGCCAGGAATACAGCGAAAAAAATGACTCAACGAGTTCAAAAAGCGATGGATCTAACTGTAAATGCAAAATAATAACAGCAAATAAAACAGTAGTTAATGAAAATAAAACAACCAGTTCAGAAAGCAATGTATCTGACTTAAAATATAAAATAATAACAGCAAATGGAACAGTCGTCCAAAACAATACCAACGCGAAAAATGAAACAAAAACCGAAACAGTTACTGAACCGAAAAGCGTAAAAAGTTCAGAAGTGGACACTGAAACCAAAACCTCCAACGAAACTTCCAAAGGCACAGGAACTTCCAATGGCACAGGAACTTCCAACGACACCGGAACTTCCAACAACACAGGAACTTCCAGCGGCACAAATAGTGTGGAAAGTGAAGTAGTGAAATCTGAAGAAAACTGGACGAATAGTCTGAGTCAGGAAGTAAATGAAATAAAAGTATATAACTGGACAGACAGTCAGGGAAATGAGTCGGAAACACCTAAGATAAAAACAGAGAAAAATAGCTGGAACAATATTAAATTAATACTGTCATATTCCTATCCCCTTCGTTCGTTTTATACTACAAATGATAATGTGAATATAAGCTATAATGGACCTGAAGCTTTAGGACATCAGAATGTGGACATATATCTTATCAAGAAATACAGTCCGAGTTCTCCAGAAAATGGAACTTCATATAATATAAATGAGAGCACAATTAGTCTTGAGGATGTCTTAAACAATGATACAGAAGCTTATGTCAAGATACCTGCGACCCTGAACAAAGAAGGAGACCTTACTCCACTGAGGCTGGACCCTCTTCAGGCCGGTCACTACTGGATCCTTATAACTCCTGCAGAAAACGAAGAGGAAAATACAGGATCAGAAAATAAAGTTCTTTTAGCAAAATATTTTGAAGTTCTCCAATATCAACTGGAAGCCAGAGCTCCGTATGCCCTTCAAGAAGGCGAAAACCTAGAAGTCAGCCTGGATCTGAAGAATGCATCTAATGAAAATAATTATACTTACTGGGTTGTACTGATAAAAGATAGCGCCTATACAGCATTTGAAGGCACGAACCCAACTTGGAGAATGACCACCGGAATCAGGCCTATCGTGAATGGAGTTGACCTTATCAAGAGTTTGGAAACAAATTTGAGTGGACATGAATCCGAAAACGAAAAAAACGAACTTAGGCACGAGATCCAGACCCTTATAGGGAAAGATAATGGTACGATAAGCATAGGTGAGAAAAACCAGAACAACCTTTCACTGAAAAGCCTGGACCTTCCCCCAGGAAACTACCTGCTCCTTACAGGAGCATATGAAAATAATGAGGGCCTGACAGGCATATCTCAGGGAAATCTGAGGATATCCGCCGAAAACTTATCAGGATTGGGTTTGAAACCCGGCTCAGAAAATACCTTCGGTGATGAATCTTCGACGAAATTCAAAGACTCTCCGCTTATGGGAATTAAGTCTATTCTCGAAAATCCAAAATCATTCATACTCGAAGATGTCAAGCCATATATTCAGGCAAACTCATTAGCAGAAGTCTTAAGAAACCCTCCAAAACTTCCCTCCTTCCTGTTAGGATTTGCAGTAACCCTACTGATAGGATTTGCAGTACTGAGGAAAAAGAAATGA
- a CDS encoding TIGR04279 domain-containing protein produces MKKKIGINGIDLRKCKLTVAALICIFALISVSAAVCEKGLWIASIEKNGDSAIFADHDDSQDNGGWIQLTGGKEIQLPQPLSFTYSGTNCVEKEGIVFKINKDKDEELKYTYPYSTHPFYTEKQTVKMDYNGPVAFKKQAVNIYLVKGLDVSSMEKALVDAKCKSLNEILKGVDYTKTCATLDKCGDLSKPLTFNSLEPGSYGIVITLAGDKEENVTKVLSATCFEVVDYELKTTAANNIKEGDNLDVQMSLKNAPAGEFTYGALLINEEAYKAEMKVDSNGTIDGTNVSVNDVDLRTLGISSVNKSELANGFQTLIGEGNGTISIGEKNQNTLSLTAFDLTPGNYLLFTGAYEPGKGLVGIDQQKLKISADGTSPI; encoded by the coding sequence TTGAAGAAAAAAATAGGAATAAATGGAATAGATCTCAGAAAATGTAAATTAACCGTTGCTGCTCTAATCTGCATTTTCGCACTTATTTCGGTATCAGCCGCTGTTTGCGAAAAAGGACTCTGGATTGCATCTATAGAGAAAAATGGAGATAGCGCCATTTTTGCAGATCATGATGACAGCCAAGATAATGGCGGATGGATTCAACTCACCGGAGGAAAAGAAATCCAGCTTCCACAGCCTCTTAGCTTTACTTACAGTGGGACTAATTGTGTGGAAAAAGAAGGAATTGTATTTAAAATAAATAAGGACAAAGACGAGGAACTGAAATACACATATCCATACTCCACACATCCGTTTTATACTGAAAAACAGACTGTGAAAATGGACTATAACGGTCCTGTAGCCTTTAAGAAACAAGCAGTGAATATTTATCTTGTCAAGGGGCTTGATGTGAGTTCCATGGAAAAAGCTCTTGTGGATGCAAAATGCAAGAGCCTGAATGAAATCTTAAAAGGCGTTGACTACACTAAAACATGCGCGACTCTGGACAAGTGCGGAGACCTGTCTAAACCCCTTACATTTAACTCTCTTGAGCCTGGGAGTTACGGCATCGTCATAACACTTGCGGGCGACAAAGAAGAAAACGTAACGAAAGTTCTTTCAGCCACTTGCTTTGAAGTAGTTGACTATGAACTGAAAACGACGGCCGCCAACAATATTAAGGAAGGCGACAACCTTGATGTTCAGATGAGCCTGAAAAATGCACCTGCCGGAGAGTTTACCTACGGTGCCCTGCTGATAAATGAAGAAGCCTATAAAGCTGAAATGAAAGTTGACAGCAATGGAACAATAGATGGAACCAATGTTTCCGTTAACGATGTCGACCTCAGGACCCTGGGCATAAGCTCCGTAAACAAGAGTGAACTTGCAAACGGATTCCAGACGCTTATTGGAGAAGGTAACGGTACGATAAGCATAGGCGAGAAGAACCAGAATACCCTTTCCTTGACAGCCTTTGATCTCACGCCAGGAAATTACCTCCTCTTTACAGGCGCCTATGAACCTGGCAAAGGTCTTGTAGGCATAGACCAGCAAAAACTGAAAATAAGCGCAGACGGAACCTCTCCGATATAA